From a region of the Pseudomonas fulva 12-X genome:
- the mnmH gene encoding tRNA 2-selenouridine(34) synthase MnmH: protein MRDDARDFRTIFLDGVPMMDTRAPVEFAKGAFPGVVNLPLMTDLERQKVGTCYKQHGQDAAIKLGHQLVGGDIKAERVAAWAAFARANPNGYLYCFRGGLRSQIVQQWLREAGIDYPRITGGYKAMRTFLLDTLEDAVAQCRFVVVGGMTGTGKTDVLAQLPDGLDLEGHANHRGSSFGKRATGQPAQIDFENALAVDILRKRAAGIERFVIEDEGRIVGSCNVPLSLHQGMQTYPLVWLEDSFEGRVERILRDYVIDLCAEFIAVNGEERGFDLFAARLLQSLDNIHKRLGGERHQRLRAIMIDALGAQQRSGAVDFHRDWIAALLREYYDPMYAYQRDSKAERIVFAGNEGAVVAYLREAH from the coding sequence ATGCGCGACGATGCCCGCGATTTTCGAACCATCTTCCTCGATGGCGTGCCGATGATGGATACCCGCGCGCCGGTGGAATTCGCCAAGGGCGCATTCCCCGGCGTGGTCAACCTGCCGCTGATGACCGACCTGGAACGCCAGAAGGTCGGCACCTGCTACAAGCAGCACGGCCAGGACGCCGCCATCAAGCTCGGCCACCAACTGGTCGGCGGCGACATCAAGGCCGAACGAGTCGCCGCCTGGGCGGCCTTCGCCCGCGCCAACCCGAACGGTTATCTGTACTGCTTTCGCGGCGGCCTGCGCTCGCAGATCGTCCAGCAGTGGCTGCGCGAGGCGGGCATCGATTACCCGCGCATCACCGGCGGCTACAAGGCGATGCGCACCTTCCTGCTCGACACCCTCGAAGACGCCGTGGCGCAGTGCCGCTTCGTGGTGGTCGGCGGCATGACCGGCACCGGCAAGACCGACGTGCTGGCCCAGCTGCCCGATGGCCTGGATCTGGAAGGCCACGCCAACCACCGCGGCTCCAGCTTCGGCAAGCGCGCCACCGGGCAGCCGGCGCAGATCGATTTCGAGAACGCCCTGGCCGTGGACATCCTGCGCAAGCGGGCGGCAGGCATCGAGCGTTTCGTGATCGAGGACGAAGGGCGCATCGTCGGCAGCTGCAACGTGCCGTTGTCGCTGCACCAGGGCATGCAGACCTATCCGCTGGTGTGGCTGGAAGACAGCTTCGAGGGGCGCGTGGAACGCATCCTGCGCGACTACGTGATCGACCTCTGCGCCGAGTTCATCGCCGTCAATGGCGAGGAGCGCGGTTTCGATCTGTTCGCCGCACGGCTGCTGCAGAGCCTGGACAACATCCACAAGCGCCTGGGCGGCGAACGCCACCAGCGCCTGCGGGCGATCATGATCGACGCCCTCGGCGCCCAGCAGCGCAGCGGCGCCGTGGACTTCCACCGCGACTGGATCGCCGCGCTGCTGCGCGAATACTACGACCCCATGTACGCCTACCAGCGCGACAGCAAGGCCGAGCGCATCGTGTTCGCCGGCAACGAGGGCGCGGTGGTCGCCTACCTGCGCGAGGCGCATTAA
- a CDS encoding REP-associated tyrosine transposase codes for MPNYRRAWRPGGTYFFTHALRVRHGNDLLVRHIEILRDAVRVIRRRHPFEIHGWVVLPDHLHCLIELPQGEADFALRWRLIKMRFSRDVPADEWRSKILLRRRERGIWQRRYWEHLVRDEEDFRRHLDYIHINPLKHGLVQRVGDWPYSTFHRDVERGAYPPHWAGGSQTDADLYDD; via the coding sequence ATGCCTAACTATCGCCGTGCCTGGCGCCCTGGCGGCACCTACTTCTTCACCCATGCCCTGCGTGTTCGCCATGGCAATGATCTGCTTGTGCGCCACATTGAAATCCTGCGTGATGCGGTGCGTGTCATTCGGCGACGTCACCCTTTCGAGATCCACGGTTGGGTGGTATTGCCTGATCACCTCCACTGCTTGATCGAACTGCCGCAAGGCGAGGCGGATTTCGCACTGCGCTGGCGCCTGATCAAGATGCGCTTCTCCCGAGATGTGCCGGCCGACGAGTGGCGTTCGAAGATCCTTCTGCGTCGGCGGGAACGGGGTATCTGGCAGCGCCGTTACTGGGAGCATCTGGTACGTGACGAGGAGGATTTCAGGCGTCATCTCGACTACATCCACATCAACCCGCTCAAACATGGTCTGGTGCAGCGAGTGGGCGATTGGCCCTATTCCACGTTTCACCGGGATGTGGAACGCGGGGCCTATCCGCCGCACTGGGCCGGAGGCTCACAGACAGATGCAGATCTGTATGACGATTGA
- a CDS encoding cyanate transporter — MKRQTLLLLAIILLGLNLRPVLAAVGPLLDRIQLDTHLGHVGASLLTSLPIVIMGLGALAATVLHGWLGERRGILLGTLLIALACLARGLLPSATPLLVSALLAGAGIAFVQALLPGLIKARFSHDAGRLIGFYSCAIMGGAAFGAALTPWLAQWLGWAWALAAWAAPAIVACAVWKRAAPADEPTANSSAAPLNPWRSPRAWLLMAFFGVGTAGYTLVLAWLPPYYTSLGWSAESSGLLLAALTLCEVAAGLLASSLLARCPDRRVLLGFVLTSLLLGLIALVVAPLALVVPICVLIGIGIGALFPLSLVVAQDHLDDPRQTGDLLAFVQGGGYLIAATSPLLAGLLRQYTNDLRLSWLMMAAATLVLMLMAARFKPGSGHFRTH; from the coding sequence ATGAAACGGCAAACCCTGTTGCTCCTGGCGATCATCCTGCTGGGCCTGAACCTGCGACCGGTACTCGCGGCCGTGGGCCCGCTGCTCGACCGCATCCAGCTGGACACGCACCTGGGGCATGTGGGCGCCAGCCTGCTGACCAGCCTGCCGATCGTGATCATGGGCCTCGGCGCCCTGGCTGCGACCGTTCTGCATGGATGGCTCGGCGAGCGACGCGGCATTCTGCTGGGTACCCTGCTGATCGCCCTCGCCTGCCTGGCCCGCGGCCTGCTGCCGAGCGCCACGCCGTTATTGGTCAGCGCGCTGCTGGCCGGCGCCGGCATCGCCTTCGTACAGGCGTTGCTACCAGGCTTGATCAAGGCGCGCTTCAGCCACGATGCTGGCCGGCTGATCGGTTTCTACAGCTGCGCGATCATGGGCGGCGCGGCCTTCGGTGCCGCGCTGACGCCCTGGCTGGCCCAGTGGCTGGGCTGGGCCTGGGCACTGGCGGCCTGGGCAGCACCGGCCATCGTCGCTTGCGCGGTGTGGAAGCGCGCCGCGCCGGCGGACGAACCAACCGCAAACAGTTCAGCGGCACCACTCAATCCCTGGCGCTCGCCGCGCGCCTGGCTGCTGATGGCCTTCTTCGGTGTCGGCACGGCGGGTTACACGCTGGTGCTGGCCTGGCTGCCGCCCTACTACACCTCGCTGGGCTGGAGCGCCGAATCCAGCGGCCTGCTGCTGGCCGCTCTGACGCTCTGCGAAGTGGCGGCCGGCCTGCTGGCCTCGAGCCTGCTGGCGCGCTGTCCGGATCGCCGGGTGCTGCTGGGTTTCGTGCTGACTAGCCTGCTGCTCGGGCTGATCGCCCTGGTGGTCGCACCCTTGGCACTGGTGGTGCCGATCTGCGTGCTGATCGGCATCGGTATCGGCGCGCTGTTTCCGCTGTCGCTGGTGGTGGCTCAGGACCATCTCGACGACCCACGCCAGACCGGCGACCTGCTGGCCTTCGTACAAGGCGGCGGTTACCTGATCGCCGCCACCTCGCCGCTGCTCGCCGGCCTACTGCGCCAGTACACCAACGACCTGCGCCTGAGCTGGCTGATGATGGCCGCCGCCACCCTGGTGCTGATGCTTATGGCCGCGCGCTTCAAGCCGGGCAGCGGGCACTTCCGCACCCACTGA
- a CDS encoding DMT family transporter has translation MAGTQHRPILALALLFTVGALMGLTSILVKLAGNAGWQPMAYLLWGLLGGGLLLLLFAWARGERPGMSLTQQRYYLASGLLSIAVPNGLLFSSIGHVGAGFASMCLAFPPLFTYLLALALRMEALSRIRLVGICIGLSGSLLLALGKLHGGDSPGLWVVAALCVPVFLALGNIYRARYWPSGATPLSLAPGMLLGGALLLGLTALFGVGFSPNLNSPLAVGLILVQMLLFAAVYALFFILQKLAGTVFLSQIGSVAAITGAAMAIGLLGEQGSLSLALAALCIVIGVLLVAWRGAQEKAQ, from the coding sequence ATGGCAGGCACGCAGCATCGACCCATTCTGGCCCTGGCCCTGCTGTTCACCGTCGGCGCGCTGATGGGACTCACCAGCATTCTGGTGAAGCTGGCTGGCAACGCCGGCTGGCAGCCGATGGCCTATCTGTTGTGGGGCCTGCTGGGCGGCGGCCTGCTGCTATTGCTGTTCGCTTGGGCGCGCGGCGAGCGGCCTGGCATGAGCCTGACACAACAACGCTACTACCTGGCCTCGGGCCTGCTCAGCATCGCTGTACCGAACGGCCTGCTGTTCAGCTCCATCGGCCATGTCGGCGCCGGTTTCGCCTCGATGTGCCTGGCCTTCCCACCCCTGTTCACCTACCTGCTGGCCCTGGCGCTGCGCATGGAAGCGCTCAGCCGCATCCGCTTGGTGGGCATTTGCATCGGTTTGTCCGGCAGCCTGCTGCTGGCCCTGGGCAAACTGCACGGCGGCGATAGCCCGGGTTTGTGGGTGGTGGCGGCGCTGTGCGTGCCGGTATTCCTGGCGCTGGGCAATATCTACCGAGCCCGGTACTGGCCCAGCGGCGCCACGCCGCTGTCGCTGGCGCCCGGCATGCTGCTGGGCGGCGCGCTGCTGTTGGGGCTCACGGCGCTGTTTGGCGTGGGCTTCTCGCCCAACTTGAACAGCCCCCTGGCCGTCGGCCTGATACTGGTGCAGATGCTGTTGTTCGCAGCGGTCTATGCGCTGTTCTTCATCCTGCAGAAGCTGGCGGGCACGGTATTTCTCAGCCAGATCGGCTCGGTGGCGGCGATCACGGGCGCGGCCATGGCCATCGGTCTGCTCGGCGAACAAGGCAGCCTGAGCCTGGCGCTGGCGGCGCTGTGCATCGTCATCGGCGTTTTGCTGGTGGCCTGGCGCGGGGCCCAGGAGAAAGCACAATGA
- a CDS encoding MarR family winged helix-turn-helix transcriptional regulator produces MQDRAQLAAEQWREQRPDVDGFAMAVIGRLGELTQVISRDHLLPFFAEHGLQAGEFDVLATLRRSGEPYALMPTALYESAMISSGGMTSRIDRLEKAGLIERRKHPSDRRGILVALTPAGFELIDNMLTAHVANLQRVLAALSDEEKQQLHALTGKLLANLQSGE; encoded by the coding sequence ATGCAGGATCGAGCACAACTGGCTGCCGAGCAGTGGCGTGAACAACGTCCGGATGTGGATGGTTTTGCCATGGCGGTGATCGGCAGGCTGGGGGAACTGACCCAGGTGATCAGCCGCGACCACCTGCTGCCGTTCTTTGCCGAGCACGGCCTGCAGGCCGGCGAGTTCGACGTGCTGGCCACCTTGCGCCGCTCCGGCGAGCCCTATGCGCTGATGCCGACAGCACTGTACGAAAGCGCGATGATTTCCTCCGGCGGCATGACCAGCCGCATCGACCGCCTGGAAAAGGCCGGGCTGATCGAGCGGCGCAAGCATCCGTCGGACCGCCGCGGCATCCTGGTGGCGCTCACGCCGGCGGGCTTTGAACTGATCGACAACATGCTCACTGCCCATGTTGCTAACCTGCAGCGCGTTCTGGCCGCCCTCAGTGACGAGGAAAAACAGCAGTTGCATGCGCTCACCGGCAAGCTGCTGGCCAACCTGCAATCGGGTGAATGA
- a CDS encoding type II toxin-antitoxin system death-on-curing family toxin: MDNAIAYGGLDDIFEIAAKYTASIARGHALPDANKRTGLAVGLEYLSLNDYEITLDNDLLADAVRDLVTGDINELDFADILYSSFVASQNHLA, translated from the coding sequence ATCGACAATGCTATTGCCTATGGCGGCCTCGATGACATATTTGAAATTGCCGCCAAATACACTGCCAGTATCGCGCGAGGCCACGCACTACCTGACGCGAATAAGCGCACCGGGCTTGCAGTCGGGCTGGAATACCTTTCACTTAATGATTATGAAATTACGCTGGACAATGATCTGCTGGCGGATGCCGTCAGGGATCTGGTTACCGGCGATATCAATGAACTTGATTTCGCCGACATTCTCTATTCCAGCTTCGTCGCCTCTCAAAATCATCTGGCATAA
- a CDS encoding LysR family transcriptional regulator, whose product MDVGGRSGEMEVLVRVAQEGSLSAAARTLGLTPSAVSRIIARTEQRLGTRLLLRTTRAITFTAEGEAYLRGARRILADLAEVEDAIADQSVPKGRIRVSAALGHGRLAIVPLVAAFSARYPNIVVDLTLGDEVVDILGGVADVAVRFGPLPDSPLTARKIGETGQVVVASPDYLARHGTPQVPEDLLQHNCLRFNFRRAEPNWPFLRDGETFSLKACGNIECSSGEALAQLARVGAGIARIGAFTVNEDIGRGDLIPLLETFNPGEREPIHAVFVGGPTMPARVRLFVDFLIEHHRL is encoded by the coding sequence ATGGACGTAGGCGGCCGATCGGGCGAGATGGAAGTGCTGGTACGCGTGGCGCAGGAAGGCAGCCTGTCGGCAGCCGCGCGCACCCTGGGCCTGACGCCTTCGGCGGTCAGCCGCATCATCGCCCGCACCGAACAACGCCTGGGCACCCGCCTGTTGCTGCGCACCACCCGGGCGATCACTTTCACGGCCGAAGGCGAGGCTTACCTGCGTGGCGCCCGGCGCATCCTCGCCGACCTGGCGGAGGTCGAGGACGCCATCGCCGACCAGAGCGTGCCCAAGGGGCGCATCCGCGTCAGCGCTGCGCTCGGTCATGGCCGGCTGGCCATCGTGCCGCTGGTGGCAGCGTTCAGCGCGCGCTACCCGAACATCGTGGTCGACCTGACCCTGGGTGACGAAGTGGTGGATATTCTCGGCGGCGTGGCTGATGTGGCGGTGCGCTTCGGCCCGCTGCCGGACAGCCCGCTGACCGCTCGCAAGATCGGCGAAACCGGCCAGGTGGTGGTGGCCTCGCCCGATTACCTGGCGCGCCATGGCACGCCCCAGGTGCCGGAAGATTTACTGCAGCACAACTGCCTGCGCTTCAACTTCCGCCGCGCCGAGCCCAACTGGCCCTTCCTGCGCGATGGAGAGACGTTTTCCCTGAAGGCATGCGGCAATATCGAATGCAGCAGCGGCGAAGCCCTGGCGCAACTGGCCCGCGTGGGCGCCGGCATCGCCCGCATTGGCGCCTTCACCGTGAACGAGGACATCGGCCGCGGCGACCTGATACCGCTACTCGAAACCTTCAACCCCGGCGAACGGGAACCGATCCACGCCGTGTTCGTCGGCGGCCCGACCATGCCGGCGCGGGTGCGGCTGTTCGTGGATTTTCTGATCGAGCATCACCGGTTGTGA
- a CDS encoding MFS transporter — protein sequence MRINPPLVALATGAFGIGVTEFAPMGMLPGIASDLGVSIPAAGLLVSAYAIGVLIGAPLMTLTTGKIPRRYLLIGLMAIFTLGNLMSALATDYTSLLIARVVTSLNHGAFFGVGSVVAASLVAPDKRAGAVAAMFMGLTLATIGGVPLAAWFGEVLGWRTSFWGISGLGLITMLALWFALPNVELPKSDGVLAEIRVLGRGPVLAALALTVVGSSAMFTVFTYIAPILSTQTHASTGFITAMLVLYGVGLTLGNMWGGKAADRSIDRTLIASLSALILVLLAFTVLMRWPLPAAVAILIWGIASFAIVPPLQMRVMEAAKAAPNLASAVNIGAFNLGNAIGAALGGAVINAGLGYPAISLAGAAMAALGLLMVLGVAWRSRAVAPAVYP from the coding sequence GTGCGTATCAATCCACCTCTCGTCGCGCTCGCCACCGGTGCCTTCGGCATCGGCGTTACCGAGTTCGCCCCCATGGGCATGTTGCCCGGCATCGCCAGCGACCTTGGCGTGTCGATTCCCGCTGCAGGCCTGCTGGTCAGTGCCTATGCCATCGGCGTGCTGATCGGCGCGCCGCTGATGACCCTGACCACCGGCAAGATTCCCCGGCGTTACCTACTGATCGGGCTGATGGCCATCTTCACCCTCGGCAACCTGATGTCCGCCCTGGCCACCGACTACACCAGCCTGCTGATCGCCCGGGTGGTCACCTCGCTCAACCACGGCGCCTTCTTCGGCGTCGGCTCGGTGGTCGCCGCCAGCCTGGTCGCACCGGACAAACGGGCCGGCGCGGTCGCTGCGATGTTCATGGGCCTGACCCTGGCGACCATCGGCGGCGTGCCGCTGGCTGCCTGGTTCGGTGAAGTGCTTGGCTGGCGCACGTCATTCTGGGGCATCTCCGGCCTGGGCCTGATCACCATGCTCGCGCTGTGGTTCGCCTTGCCCAATGTCGAGTTGCCGAAGAGCGACGGCGTGCTCGCCGAAATCCGTGTGCTGGGCCGCGGCCCGGTACTCGCCGCACTGGCCCTGACCGTGGTCGGCTCCAGCGCGATGTTCACCGTATTTACCTACATCGCGCCGATCCTCAGCACCCAGACCCATGCCTCCACCGGCTTCATCACCGCCATGCTGGTGCTCTACGGCGTGGGCCTGACCCTGGGCAACATGTGGGGCGGCAAGGCGGCGGATCGCTCCATCGACCGTACCCTGATCGCCTCGCTGAGCGCGCTGATCCTAGTGCTGCTGGCCTTCACGGTGCTGATGCGCTGGCCGCTGCCGGCCGCCGTGGCCATCCTCATTTGGGGCATCGCCAGTTTCGCCATCGTGCCGCCACTGCAGATGCGCGTGATGGAAGCCGCCAAGGCCGCGCCCAATCTGGCTTCGGCAGTGAATATCGGCGCCTTCAACCTGGGCAACGCGATTGGCGCGGCGCTGGGTGGTGCGGTGATCAACGCGGGGCTCGGTTATCCGGCGATTTCGCTGGCGGGAGCGGCGATGGCGGCACTGGGTCTGCTGATGGTGTTGGGGGTTGCCTGGCGATCCCGAGCGGTGGCTCCTGCGGTATATCCATGA
- a CDS encoding alpha/beta fold hydrolase — translation MSHYRFASTKRLDIAYLEWNPQGRQTAILLHGWPDSPECWTRVAPILVDAGYRVLAPALRGFAPTRFRESGTRRSGQLAALGRDLLEFIEALQLDRPSLVGHDWGARAAANACGLESDVASHLVMLSVGYGTNDPNQPLPLSQARNYWYHWFMATPRGERAVRDDREAFARMMWDTWSPANWYQPADFEEAARAFQGEDWAEIVLHSYRHRWGFVEGDPAYTNDETRLQPAPLLSVPTLVLHGSVDTCNHPDSSKGRQVFFTGRYERHELDGIGHFPQREAPREVAEAIIRFCQPHQSA, via the coding sequence GTGAGCCATTACCGCTTCGCTTCGACCAAACGCCTTGATATCGCGTACCTGGAATGGAACCCGCAAGGCCGCCAAACGGCCATTCTGCTACACGGCTGGCCGGACAGCCCCGAATGCTGGACGCGGGTCGCGCCTATATTGGTCGATGCCGGTTACCGAGTACTGGCTCCAGCGCTGCGCGGTTTTGCGCCGACCCGTTTTCGCGAATCGGGTACTCGGCGCAGCGGCCAGCTAGCGGCGCTGGGCCGTGACCTGCTGGAGTTCATCGAGGCGCTGCAACTTGATCGCCCCTCGCTGGTTGGCCATGACTGGGGCGCACGCGCGGCGGCCAACGCCTGCGGCCTTGAAAGCGATGTGGCGTCGCACCTGGTGATGCTCTCGGTTGGCTATGGCACGAACGATCCGAACCAGCCGCTGCCACTAAGTCAGGCGCGAAATTACTGGTACCACTGGTTTATGGCTACTCCGCGGGGCGAGCGGGCCGTAAGAGATGATCGCGAGGCGTTCGCGAGGATGATGTGGGATACCTGGTCACCCGCCAACTGGTACCAACCCGCCGATTTCGAAGAAGCTGCTCGGGCATTTCAGGGAGAGGACTGGGCCGAGATCGTGCTGCACTCCTATCGCCATCGCTGGGGGTTTGTCGAGGGCGACCCGGCTTATACGAACGATGAAACGCGCCTACAGCCCGCTCCGCTGCTTTCGGTACCTACGTTGGTGCTGCATGGGAGCGTCGACACCTGTAACCACCCGGACAGTTCCAAGGGCCGGCAGGTTTTCTTCACAGGTCGCTACGAACGCCATGAGCTTGATGGCATTGGGCATTTTCCGCAGCGCGAGGCTCCCCGAGAAGTTGCCGAGGCGATCATTCGCTTCTGTCAGCCGCACCAGAGCGCCTAG
- a CDS encoding LysR substrate-binding domain-containing protein: protein MTIPPLADGPPLETALLRSFLEIVDSGSFAAAAERLALTPSAISGHIKRLEQIAGSSLLLRTTRRLEMTLAGETLYAYGRNILELEREARAKLRGAPLNGKLRIGASEDFAAAWLPQVLQRFRQWQPEAVIELKVGITADLLRQQERGRLDLVFGKRCSRVEDHGVLLWEEPLVWAFATDQPLPVTGPIPLAVFPEPCVYRESAINALSNTQTEWRIVFESSSMTACMSAARAGFAATVIAASQLRQLRMLGAQEGLPELPAARFYAFVREENSISAALIDTARRAGQQGRLSMPSPF from the coding sequence ATGACGATACCGCCCTTGGCCGATGGGCCACCGCTGGAAACCGCATTGCTTCGCAGCTTTCTCGAAATCGTCGACAGCGGAAGCTTCGCTGCGGCAGCCGAGCGCCTGGCACTTACGCCTTCCGCTATCAGCGGTCACATCAAACGGCTGGAGCAGATCGCTGGCAGTAGCTTGCTGTTACGCACCACACGTCGGTTGGAAATGACCCTTGCAGGCGAGACCCTCTATGCGTATGGGCGCAACATCCTCGAGTTGGAGCGTGAGGCACGCGCCAAGCTGCGTGGTGCGCCGCTGAACGGGAAGCTACGCATCGGGGCCTCCGAGGATTTCGCCGCTGCTTGGTTGCCCCAGGTGTTGCAACGCTTTCGTCAGTGGCAACCTGAAGCTGTAATCGAACTGAAGGTGGGTATTACTGCTGACCTGCTGCGCCAACAGGAGCGAGGGCGACTGGATCTGGTCTTCGGCAAACGCTGCAGCCGGGTGGAAGACCACGGCGTATTGCTCTGGGAAGAGCCATTGGTGTGGGCATTCGCGACTGACCAACCGTTGCCGGTGACTGGCCCTATACCGCTGGCGGTTTTTCCTGAGCCCTGTGTCTATCGGGAGTCGGCTATCAATGCGCTGAGCAATACGCAAACCGAGTGGCGCATCGTCTTCGAGAGCAGCAGCATGACCGCGTGCATGTCCGCCGCGCGCGCGGGTTTCGCTGCCACAGTCATCGCTGCCAGCCAGCTCAGGCAACTGCGCATGCTGGGCGCGCAAGAAGGTTTGCCCGAACTGCCCGCAGCGCGCTTCTATGCTTTTGTTCGTGAAGAAAATTCCATCAGCGCGGCTTTGATCGATACCGCCAGACGTGCTGGTCAGCAAGGGCGATTGAGCATGCCTTCACCCTTTTAA
- a CDS encoding metalloregulator ArsR/SmtB family transcription factor, protein MDKIFEALASGPRRQILAYLSEAELTTSELAERFSMSAPAISRHLSVLENAGLVTSDRRGQFVYYQLNSDSLVNSLSSFMFDLCPVAGPLKKESKALAQKHKPR, encoded by the coding sequence ATGGACAAGATTTTCGAAGCTTTGGCGTCTGGGCCGCGCCGCCAGATCCTGGCGTACCTTTCCGAGGCCGAACTCACCACTTCCGAACTGGCCGAGCGTTTTTCGATGAGCGCCCCGGCGATTTCTCGGCATCTATCGGTACTGGAAAATGCCGGGTTGGTCACCAGTGATCGGCGTGGGCAGTTCGTCTATTACCAGCTCAATTCCGACAGCCTGGTGAATTCCCTTTCCAGTTTCATGTTCGACCTGTGCCCAGTCGCGGGGCCACTCAAGAAAGAGTCCAAGGCGCTGGCTCAAAAACACAAACCTCGTTAA
- a CDS encoding acyl-CoA desaturase: MNELPESLKQHRIRTANVASVLLGEVRYSPLKSLWLTGMFLAALIGGVATFSWAAFAVFLLATGTVLLLGHSLGSHRKLIHDSYQCPKWLEYTLVYLGVQVGLAGPLGLLRQHDLRDYAQRLPECHDYLRHGRSFWVDGWWQLHCDLVLDSPPVLELEERIANDRFYQFLERTWMLQQLLPALALFLIGGWGFVFWGVCARITAGVVGHWLIGYFAHNEGEMHYRVNGAAVQGRNIRYTSLLTMGESWHNNHHAFPGSARLGLFPGEWDPGWWVLLLLKKIGLVWNLTEPSDLAIRAELEALDNQRLVGTNQCRREVNKDEPQASLCALLKLSLQARSPTVPLQLEGPAINISGTLLQTLIGSGSRFTHSLNVQRLQLKIGGEQVSGLPALLLALSRRGRVLTGVCTCLMPLAFAFNWIRGELESV; the protein is encoded by the coding sequence ATGAATGAGTTACCGGAGAGCCTCAAGCAACATCGCATCAGAACGGCGAATGTCGCCAGCGTACTGCTAGGTGAGGTCCGTTATTCGCCTCTCAAGTCCCTTTGGTTGACTGGTATGTTCCTGGCGGCGCTGATAGGTGGCGTGGCCACGTTCAGTTGGGCTGCGTTTGCGGTTTTTCTATTAGCGACCGGTACTGTGCTGTTGCTGGGGCATTCGCTGGGCAGCCACCGCAAGTTGATTCATGACAGCTACCAGTGCCCCAAATGGTTGGAGTACACGCTGGTCTATCTTGGCGTGCAGGTCGGTCTGGCCGGGCCTTTGGGGCTGCTACGCCAGCATGATCTGCGCGACTACGCCCAACGGCTTCCCGAGTGTCATGACTACCTGCGCCATGGTCGTTCATTCTGGGTTGATGGCTGGTGGCAGTTGCACTGCGATCTGGTGCTCGACAGCCCGCCGGTGCTTGAGCTCGAAGAGCGCATTGCCAATGACCGCTTCTACCAGTTTCTTGAACGCACCTGGATGCTCCAGCAGTTGCTGCCAGCGTTGGCTCTCTTCCTGATTGGCGGTTGGGGTTTTGTCTTTTGGGGTGTTTGTGCCCGCATTACTGCCGGCGTTGTTGGGCATTGGCTGATCGGCTACTTCGCCCATAACGAGGGTGAGATGCACTACCGGGTGAACGGTGCTGCGGTACAGGGTCGCAACATCCGCTACACCTCGCTGTTGACCATGGGCGAGTCTTGGCACAACAACCACCATGCATTTCCTGGCTCCGCACGACTTGGACTGTTTCCGGGTGAGTGGGATCCCGGCTGGTGGGTGTTGCTGCTGTTGAAGAAAATCGGGTTGGTCTGGAACCTCACCGAGCCTAGCGACCTGGCGATTCGAGCGGAACTCGAAGCCCTCGACAACCAGCGTCTCGTCGGTACCAATCAATGCCGCCGTGAGGTGAATAAAGATGAACCGCAGGCAAGCCTGTGTGCATTGCTCAAACTATCGCTGCAGGCTCGCTCGCCCACGGTACCGTTGCAACTCGAAGGACCGGCGATAAATATCTCAGGCACGCTGCTGCAAACCCTTATCGGTTCCGGCTCACGCTTCACGCATTCACTGAATGTCCAGCGTCTACAGCTAAAGATTGGCGGCGAGCAGGTATCCGGATTGCCGGCGCTGTTGCTAGCATTGTCGCGCCGAGGTCGAGTTCTGACAGGTGTTTGCACATGTCTGATGCCGCTGGCCTTTGCCTTCAACTGGATCCGAGGGGAACTAGAGTCTGTTTAG